The following proteins are co-located in the Amphiprion ocellaris isolate individual 3 ecotype Okinawa chromosome 7, ASM2253959v1, whole genome shotgun sequence genome:
- the LOC111570213 gene encoding alpha-(1,3)-fucosyltransferase 4-like, whose amino-acid sequence MGVGAHWRPAARSRVAAHRAEWRAGFSRRHCWERLLRRIHSSLWEAILGFLFLLWVCFIYLPDPFASPPEEDPVTLLIWTHPFGEYRELPDCWELYQIDGCTLTDDERAYPEADAVIIHHREIATLNVDLPPEPRPHAQKWIWLNYESPSHTPRLWLFEGIFNLTMSYRTDSDIFLPYGYLVPRERALTGTRSRFTHPLRGPAHSDFRRPRLVAWVVSNWSESHARVSLFHKLRRFVHVDVFGRVGRSLPKGSDSVVQLLRRYLFYLALENSLHTDYITEKLWNAVLAGAVPVVLGPPRKSYERFLPPEAFIHVDDFTTVQDLARYLLMLRSKPALMRRHLDWRGRYSVHRPVFWGEHFCTACKAVRKSKDRTDVVKDLTLWFHS is encoded by the coding sequence ATGGGTGTTGGAGCTCACTGGAGACCCGCGGCCCGCTCCAGAGTCGCAGCGCACAGAGCAGAGTGGCGCGCAGGTTTCTCCCGGCGCCACTGTTGGGAGCGACTTCTCAGACGGATCCACTCCTCTCTGTGGGAGGCCATCCTCGGGTTCCTGTTCCTCCTGTGGGTCTGCTTCATCTACCTGCCGGACCCGTTTGCGTCTCCCCCCGAGGAGGATCCGGTGACGCTCCTGATTTGGACTCATCCGTTCGGCGAATACCGAGAACTCCCGGACTGCTGGGAGCTCTATCAGATCGACGGGTGCACGCTCACGGACGACGAGCGTGCGTACCCCGAGGCCGACGCCGTGATCATCCACCACCGGGAGATCGCCACCCTAAACGTCGATCTGCCACCGGAGCCGCGGCCACATGCTCAAAAGTGGATCTGGCTGAACTACGAGTCTCCCTCGCACACACCCAGACTCTGGCTTTTTGAGGGTATTTTCAACCTCACGATGAGCTACAGGACAGACTCGGACATCTTCCTGCCGTACGGTTACCTGGTTCCCCGTGAGCGCGCACTCACTGGTACCCGGAGCCGCTTTACGCACCCGCTCCGTGGACCCGCCCACTCAGACTTCCGCCGGCCCCGCCTCGTGGCCTGGGTCGTCAGCAACTGGTCGGAGTCACACGCACGCGTGTCCCTGTTCCACAAGCTCCGCCGGTTCGTCCACGTCGATGTGTTCGGACGCGTCGGTCGGTCCTTACCGAAGGGCAGCGACAGCGTGGTGCAGCTGCTCCGACGGTATTTATTCTACCTGGCGCTGGAGAACTCGTTGCACACCGACTACATCACGGAGAAGCTGTGGAACGCGGTTCTGGCCGGTGCCGTCCCGGTGGTCCTGGGGCCGCCCAGGAAGAGCTACGAGCGCTTCTTGCCCCCGGAAGCCTTCATCCACGTGGACGATTTCACCACAGTGCAGGATCTGGCCCGGTACCTGCTAATGCTGAGGAGCAAGCCGGCCCTGATGAGGAGGCACCTGGACTGGAGGGGGCGCTATAGCGTGCACCGGCCGGTGTTCTGGGGGGAACACTTCTGTACGGCCTGCAAGGCTGTGAGGAAGAGCAAAGACAGGACTGATGTGGTCAAAGACTTGACTCTCTGGTTTCACTCGTGA